A stretch of Salvelinus alpinus chromosome 4, SLU_Salpinus.1, whole genome shotgun sequence DNA encodes these proteins:
- the LOC139573938 gene encoding keratinocyte differentiation factor 1-like, which translates to MPGHSTGAPQKSRHDKQHRGHSTRADGYKQGRTISRDSTASQESYKDPHADHNTREQYNGDHTRYSEGQQCRRGTPPTRHVSGRGSETLGFIPGSADSPQSTNACGSCASMGWSGCKALLCCVLTCGFCGSRDLCLPVNNESSTDHPGKADPEQPHPPNGVSVSNPTCGIPMEPSIKPSKQPSNLPPSDSFRYKDVRIGGQTVVYPTSSSGPKRTRTGGKGDSQRPVSNTSTIYSREDLDLDDLSDSGTDIDSLITKKLLELYALHQIDQLAKCTSDSSFSRKTNEISELICSIAQDYNLEQREAECRLVHGVIRISTRKGKKNKNSNSQAQEPVHQQPRANGRNDRGTLLPDSGNETMTYTFNSSEMEPEVKVSELTRSDELARKMRHYSGITDSSSSAIAYSHYQHDTETDSSGAPLLLVL; encoded by the exons ATGCCTGGCCACAGCACAGGGGCTCCTCAGAAGTCCCGCCACGACAAACAGCACAGGGGACACAGCACCAGGGCTGACGGCTACAAGCAGGGCCGCACCATCTCTAGAGACAGCACCGCCAGCCAAGAGTCCTACAAGGACCCCCATGCCGACCACAACACACGGGAACAGTATAATGGTGACCACACCCGTTACTCTGAGGGCCAGCAATGCCGCAGAGGAACCCCCCCAACACGACACGTCAGCGGGCGGGGGTCAGAGACACTGGGGTTCATCCCTGGCTCAGCGGACTCACCCCAGAGCACAAATGCATGTGGCTCCTGTGCCTCTATGGGCTGGAGTGGCTGCAAGGCTCTCCTCTGCTGTGTCCTCACCTGTGGCTTCTGTGGCAGCCGGgatctctgtctgcctgtcaacAACGAGAGCTCCACGGACCACCCCGGCAAGGCTGACCCTGAGCAGCCCCACCCCCCCAACGGCGTGTCCGTGTCCAACCCCACCTGCGGCATCCCTATGGAGCCCAGCATCAAGCCTTCCAAGCAGCCCTCCAATCTGCCTCCTAGTGACAGCTTCCGCTACAAGGACGTCCGCATCGGGGGCCAGACGGTGGTCTATCCCACCTCGTCGTCGGGCCCCAAGCGGACGCGTACGGGCGGCAAGGGCGACAGCCAGCGTCCCGTCAGCAACACCAGCACCATCTACTCCCGGGAGGACCTGGATCTGGACGACCTGAGCGACAGCGGCACGGACATTGACTCGCTCATCACTAAGAAACTTCTAGAGCTCTACGCGCTGCACCAGATCGACCAACTGGCCAAGTGCACATCGGACTCGTCGTTCTCAAGGAAGACCAATGAGATCAGCGAGCTGATCTGCAGCATTGCTCAGGACTACAACCTGGAGCAGCGGGAGGCAGAGTGCAGGCTGGTGCACGGCGTCATCCGCATCAGCACGCGCAAAGGCAAGAAGAACAAAAACTCAAACTCCCAGGCCCAGGAGCCAGTGCACCAGCAGCCGCGAGCAAACGGGAGGAACGACCGAGGGACCCTCCTTCCTGACAGTGGCAATGAAACAATGACGTACACCTTTAACAGCAGTGAGA TGGAGCCTGAGGTGAAAGTGTCGGAGCTGACACGGTCGGACGAACTAGCCAGGAAGATGAGGCACTACAGTGGAATAA CTGACTCCTCCAGCTCAGCTATAGCCTACTCGCACTACCAGCATGACACAGAGACTGACTCGTCAGGGGCCCCACTGCTGCTCGTCCTCTGA